The nucleotide window atttgaaaaaaaaaactcaaCAATAAAGCATCCATGGATGAATGTCATCATCAAAAGATGTGTATGGGTCAAAGAGAAGGTCTATCAAGGACACGTTTGTTTTCCTCTTTCCTGTACCTTGGTTAGCCTGCATGTTCATGTTGGGCCGGGGGCCGTAGTTACCCATGGGTCCTTGGGTCATGTTCATCTGGCCTTGGGCAGGCATGCTCTGAGAGGAGGGTACAGCGTGGTTGTAGCCGCCCATAGAGCCATGGCTGCTGGGGGGCATGTTCATGGAGCCGCTGCCGGGCATGTTGGGAGGCTGGTTGGGACCCGGCCCAGGGCCCTGCATGGGCATGTGATTAGGCCCTGGGGAAAAAAGAACGACAGATCATTCAACATTTTGGAAGATATTAGACCATACAGTACAGAGATCAAATATTGAATAATTTAATTAAAACATTATTAATGATTTCCCGAGAAAATACTTTCTCCATATTTTAATATTCACAAGCATGTGCGCTGCAGAGCCTTGACAACTTGTAATAACTGGTCAATCTACCCTGCGGCAGAACAAAGTAGACTAAATGTTAACAGTCTAGCCCCTGGGGCTGGGCGGTATACCGCTTCACACACCAAACCCTGCCCCATGTTACTCAACGAGAGAGCAATTGCTCAACCATGGAGTCACAAGAACTTTCTTGCTGTTCACTCTGCAGTCTGCATTGTTAGATAGATACAACAAGATGTTGGTGACAACGATGCTGCTTTGCACAAATGTTCTATATTTACACTATTAGTTTGTGTATCTTACCATCTGCAAACTACTactagtttgtcttttcttagcaagttgggGCTAAAAGAATTTGCATTAGCCGCAAATGCTAATCACTAGTTAGTACATTTAGCAAGCTAAGAGTCAGCTAGCTAAtacaactccagccattttaataatgggaattgatgggaaatgatgtaaatatatcactagccactttaaacaatgctaccttatataatgttacttaccctacattattcatctcatatgcatatgtatatactgtactctacatcatcgactgcatccttatgtaatacatgtatcactagccactttaactatgccactttgtctacacactcatctcatatgtatatactgtactcgataccatctactgtatgctgctctgtaccatcactcattcatatatccttatgtacatattccttatccccttacaatgtgtataagacagttttggaattgttagttagattacttgttggttatcactgcattgtcggaactagaagcacaagcatttcgctacactcgcattaacatctgctaaccatgtgtatgtgacaaaataaaatttgatttgatttacagccTGGTACCAGTGCTGGTGTAGGCCTAGAtaagcatgttgtttgtgcaatgATATATTCTATATCAGAGGAATAGGCAAAGCAtgaatatgttagctagctagctacatcaagGCTGCGGTTCAAACACTTAAAAGACCCTATCCCCTCAGCcttcaaattaagtggacacttctgatgacgtatcatgacgtctgacgagtatacacttgcaggCTGAGGTAGGAAGGAACGCTTTTTAAATGGACCACCCTTGTCCGGAAATTCGTCACTCGTACATCCCACGatgattgtgttattgactgtacgtttgtttatcccatgtgtaactctgtgttgtttgtgtcacactgctttgctttatcttggccaggttgcagttgtaaatgagaacttgtaaaggtgaaataaaggtgaaataaataaaaaataaattgtgttttcagccactggtagcttgtgggtgctttatatgcgCTAGTCATTTATGAGTGCATGTCTACTTAAattaaatatataattattaatatacGCTAACTGTACGATAGCTAGCAAATGAATTAGCTAACTAATATTAtagcctgcctagctggaacttctgaaggaggaaaatgttttatttctacaaaTTCCAAAagataacaaatcaaaaacatttTTACGAGACGTGTTTGTGCCGTCATGTGCATTACTAGCACAATTTCTAACTTATTTGCATTTGTTTTTGCCTACATTTTTATGTTGACTCCATTGATGTTGTTTTTAAGTTTTTGCTGACTTTTCTTAGTGGATGTACAATCGCCGCAAATTGAATCATGGGGAGATTCAGGCCCCGGAGTGAACATACTTGTACACTCGACTAAAaacgagggctgaggggcttacgTTGCAAACTTACCTTGCTTGGCTAATCAGTAGGGCCGCCCTCCAAAATGGCGATGGGGCTTTccccaagggcataaggcgagGGTGTCTTTTAAGTTTGGACCGCAGCCCAGGTAATAAAACATCTAATGAAACACCTTATTAGGGTGCCCtggaaacactgaccaacacatCGGTTCCTAACCTGTCAATAATGATTCGAACAGTTCACCAAATAACTACGTCTACATTTTTTCCCCATACCATGCAACCTTGTAGAATTTTTTTTGTTTAAAGTtggattgaacagtataaaacaatcaagGTCATGAACTACTCAAATAACATTTAGAGCTTTAATTATTCAAAAACATAACACCTTATCAAAATATTTGAAAATATAATTTTATATTTTGACCATATTGCCCAACCATACTCTCCCAACATACAAACAAACACGCAtacaaacacaaccacagtgaAGTGGAGTCCAAGACAACCAGAGCTCAGACGGGTGACATCGTTTAACAGagcaccctcccctcctcttccagcTCTGTGGTGTTGCTAGGCAACCCTAGTGAgtgagacagtgatagagagaggacgGAGGTCACTTACCAGGCATCTGTCCGTTCATCTGGCTCTGCATGTGTGGGGCTGGGGGTCCGCCACTGACCATGCCCTCAGAGGGCATGTTGTGTCCGTGGGGGGGCTGGGGGCCCGGTACTCCGCTCTGGTTCATCCCACCAGGGCCCATGGGCATGTTCTGAGTaggaggctgcagacagacaacacagagagagaaacaccagcCGTGTTAAGATACATATCTCAGCCATGTATGAGAGAAAAAGcggtgggagagggaggaagactgaTGGACGGATGACCATGGGTTGTTAAATGTAAGAACAGAAATGATCATGTTCAAAATAAAAGCAAATTATATTGAAGGTACAGGATTTAAAGACCCCGGCCATTCTGTGGATATAATATGTTATATAATCTCTGGATTTGACATGTTGTTCTATCATCTATTTCACAGCACCAGATTGCAGCAATAAGTAAGCCTATATAATAAAGCAGAACCTATCAACACAAAGTATACCTTTACACGGCACTGTACAATACTATTGCACTATTGTACCAGCAGTCTATCTCAGAGGTATCACATATGAAGTTTCACAACAAAAGACCCTGTGTTTGAATATCAATCTTATAGCCTCCAATGCATAGTATGAACCAAGACACCCTATCATAAATTAACCCCCACTTCTCCACCCATACTCACTTCAAGCTTTACCTCTGGGGGAGTAGGGGAGTCACACTTCTGAAATCAAGTACAGAGCATCTAGGTGAACATTATACACCCCTTTGACCAACAGTAGGGGAGACAGGGCAAGCTTCCATTGGTGGCATATGAGGCATATATTATTACATTCAATCTCACATGCACCGCACAATCTATCGTCAGAGCTTGACAGGGTTAGATATACTGGGAATAGGATGGGAAACCCCTATACTGGCTTCATTTCCTGAACTGGTGGAATTTGGTGAAGTTCCTGACTAGCAGTGTAATGCATATAAAGAGGCTTGGCTCTTCTTCAATTGTAACTTAGCTCTGTTGTTGCATTTCTATGCCCTAATTTCAATTCAGGATCTATAAATTATGATAACAGAATACATGATAGTTATGGAGGGAGTATTGTTAGACCACTTCATCAAAGAGTCATGTtttgggcagcaggtagcctggtggttagagcgttgggactagtaaccaaaaggttgcaagattgaatcgctgggctgacaaggtaaaaaaatctgtcgttctgcccctgaacaaggcagttaacccactgttcctaggccgtcattgaaaataaaaatttgttcttaactgacttgcctagtaaaattatGGTAAAATAAATTTTTAAAAAGCCCTATGCTTAGTTTGAGATTTAAAATCACTGAACACAATCCATGAACGATCGGGAGCCAAGAACAACACCGTATTTCTAACTGTACAGTGTCTGTACAACTTGATGAAATGTGTCAGAGTGAATCCAATTCAGCACCAATGAATTGTCCCCATCTTGTAACATCACTGCCCTTCTCCGCCCTGGACCCATACTCACAGCAGGGAGCAGAGACTGCATGTTCTGATTGGAGTCTGCTATTGTGGCCAGGTAAACTAAATTTCTGTGGAGCATCTGCTGGTACCTGTTAACAGAAAACAGATAAAAACCAATGTTAACATTTAAAAAGGCAGGGAGAGAAGCCATCAATACACTGCAAAAACTCAAATACATGATAGTATGAAGCCTGAAAGCTCATCAGGTATGGAGATGTTGTACATAAAGTATAACTTACTGTGAACATTCTGCTGTCTTTCCTTTGCTCTGGAAGTCCATTATACATTGAATCAACTGATTGTTTTCATCCAGTAACTGAAACATGACAGAGCAAAACAGGAAGAAAACTTAGTGTTCATatgttaaacaaaccatacaacatgcacaaggactacttttaattTCCACTGAACTTCACAAAACCCCATTTACttgaagaactgtgcagatacaAAGTGGGTTAACAGAATGGTTTGTGCTGTCTGTTCGCAAACTAGTCATGTGTAATTGTTAAAATTCGTCTATGTGCATAGTTGTATGGTTTGTCTAATTTAACAAATCATTGGTTTTtatttggcatacattttaagtgAAAAATCATTGAGAATACAGTAAATACAATCTAAAAATGGTTGGGGGAATTGTGATGCATACATGGAAACAATGTTACTTGTATTAACGTGTTGAACCATAGACAGTATAGGACAAACTGTCGTTCCAATCCAGACTACTCATAAAATCATATTATTTTATTTGAGAGTATAGTAGTGTATGATGTTAATGACAACACTGTAACTAACTAGCTGGTCAAACTGTCTTTGCCGTTTTCTCTACCTAGTAACAAAGCATTTGTCATCTAACGTTACTGTTCTGTGTGCCAGCTAACAAAAGAAGCTAACAATCCAGCTAACAAAATACTAGTAGGCCTTCATTCATATCAGAAACAAATGTAATGTTAGTCCATCGAATCGACAAAAAAAATAGTTATTTTTAGATTTGCCCACTCCCGCGAAGTTCATATTGACCGCGCTTTACCCTAGCAACATTGTTACCAATCTATTTCCATTtacttagctaacgttagctgcctATAGTTCGACCTGGGCACTGGCTAGgctagttagctatctagctagcagcAGCTGGGTGCTCTCCGCATCCATTCTGTTGTGGTGCGTGATAAAAATGAATTACCTTCTGAATTCCAGTGGGTGTTATATCACCCTTTCCACGTTGTCTATGAGGTGCAAACGCCACCGACATGGTGATTTGCTATTAAGCGAAATAAACTAAAACATAGAACTAAACAGCTAAAAAAATATGTAGAACTCAAACCAGGCAGTTTAGAATATGAACTCGTATTCCGCCAGCAGCACAAACAATGACGTCACTTTCGTACGGTAATGAGGAACCTTCAAAATAAAATCCCGCATTTCCAAACATTGCAAGGTGAATAACCAATTCAAAtgaaattgcattttatcaatggccaCTTTTATTGTGCAAATGTTAGAGACCATTAATACAAAATTTCAATGCTGACCCTGGTATGTTAAGAATATTGGGCTATAGAGAGAACTTTTCTACCTGTCTCAGATAAAGTGGGGTGGGAAATATTCAGCGTCTCAAATATGCTTagtttcaaataaaataaaatcaaatgttattggtcaaatacacatcgttagcagatgttaatgctagtgtagcgaaatgcttgtgcttctagttccgaccgtgcagtaatatctaacaagtaatctaacaatttcacaacaactaccttatacacacaagtgtaaaggaattaataagaatatgtacatataaatatatggatgagtgatgggcgaacggcataggcaagatgcggtagatggtatagagtacagtatatacatacgagatgagtaatgtaaggtatgtaaacattatataaagtggcattgtttaaagtgactagtgatacatttattacatccaatttttaattattaaagtggctagatatttgagtcagtatgttggcagcagccactcaatgttagtgatggctgtttaacagtctgatggctttgagatagaagctgtttttcagtctctcggtcccagctttgatgcatctgtactgacctcaccttctgggtgatagcggggtgaataggcagtggctcaggtgattgttgtccttgatgatctttttggccttcctgtgacatcgggtggtgtaggtgtcctggatggcagatagtttgaccccggtgatgcgttgtgcagacctcactgccctctggagagccttatggttgtgggcggagcagttgctgaaccaggcggtgatacagcccaacaggatgctctcgattgtgcatctgtaaaggtttgtgactgtctttggtgacaaaccaaacttcttcagcctcctgaggttgaaaaggcgctgctgcgccttcttcacaacgctgtctgtgtgggtggaccatttcagtttgtccgtgatgtgtacaccaaggaacttaaaactttccacattctacactactgtcctgtcgatgtggataggggggtgctccctctgctgtttcctgaagtccacaatcatctcctttgttttgttgacgttgagtgtgaggttgttttcctgacaccataatccgaaggccctcacctcctccctgtaggccgtctcgtcgttgttggtaatcaagcctaccactgtagtgtcgtctgcaaacttgatgattgagttggaggcgtgcatggccacgcagtcatgggtgaacagggagtacaggagagggctgagaatgcacccctGGGGGCAtcctgtcagaaagtccaggacccagttgcacagggcggggttgagacccagtgTCTTGAGCTttatgatgagtttggagggtactatggtgttaaatgctgagctgtaatcgattaacagaattcttacataggtattcctcttgtccagatgggttagggcagtgtgcagtgtgattgagattgcgtcgcctgtggacctattggggcggtaagcaaattggagtgggtctagggtatcaggtagggtggaggtgatgtgatccttgactagtcattcaaagcacttcatgatgatggaagtgtgtgatatggggcgatagtcatttagctcagttaccttagctttcttgggaacaggaacaatggtggccctcttgaagcatgtgggaacagcagactgggatagggattgattgaatatgtccgtaaacacaccagccagcagtTTTGGAGGGGGACTGTGTTATTGACATATGCATTTAGTCCTGCATGTTATACTAATTCCAAAACAATACATTAATATACTGTTGCTGTGTTGAATATCAGTTGTAAATATCAGTGCTGTGTTctatcatacgaaatgaaacacAGTGAAAAGGTAATACATTTTCTTCAGAAAGACAAAAGTCATCTTTGCTCTGACACATCCACAAAGAATGACTAATCTGGGTCAAAGATCATAGTATATGTCAATTATTCGGTCACTTGTTGTCATTGCTTAATATGTTATAATCCTCTTTAGTAAGTGGAGATGGAATAGTTTTGATTGTCTTTGGAATTTGAAGTTTTGACCCAGATTAGTCATTCTTTGTGGATTTGTCAGAGCACAGATTACTTTTGCCTTTCTGAAGAAAATGTAGTACCTTTTCTCACTGTCTTTCATTTTGTATGATAGAACACAGCTTGCTTCAGGAATTATTGGACCTTCTCTAAGGTAAAGCCCACACTTGATTTTTATACTTGAATGCAGTCGAAATACCAGTGATTTACATGTAGTGTGTACAATTTCCCAAATTGATAATTATCTGAAAATGCTATAATACTAAATAATTCAAAAAGCTGTATGTTATATATGCAGGATATTTTATTTGTCAGTCCAAACTTCAAATTCCAAAGACAACAAAAACTCTTTCAAACTCTTTTATAGCATATTAAGCAATGACAACAAGTGACCGAATAATTGACATATACTATGATCTTTTGAAGTCACATCAAAAGGAACAATTTGTGTTAATGTCCCCTGCGTCTTTTGAGAGTCAGGAATTACAGTCTGTTTAGTGACAGCAAAGAGGTTATAAATACCTGGCATTACAGTTTCTGGCAATGCATGGATTGGTGGTGAATGTGACACTAAACTATAATTTTCTCATAGGTGCTCCCATTTTAGAAAACAGTCAGACGGTAGTAGTTGTAATGTCTGTGTGATTATTCTCCAAAGCAGTCTTATTAGAGTGCAACATGAATAAGTTGTCACAATGGAATGCGAAAGTATGTTTTATATGAGTTATCAGAGAGAAAATGACTACATAATACACTTGAAACTATTTTAAACTTATTGATCTTGatagataatacataatacagAGATGTAATGAATATCTTTCATTCTTTTCTCTGGTGTTGGTTTTGAAAACTTGGTTAATAGGCCTTTACAGTATACTGCTAACCTTGATAGAAAAGCCTATAACTCTCCATTGTTGTTCTGAAAGCTTCATTATACTTTGTACTGTCAGCCTTGTTGTCTCTTGTAATGCATTTTAAACTCTATAAAAAGTAGCTTTGCTGACCTTAATCGATAATCATGAAAATCTTGCTTGTCAATAATCTTGTCTAtgatatacatttttaaaactaGTTAACAGGCCTATGCCTTTACTGTATACTGTTAACCTTGACAGATAAGAAGTATATATCAGCCTACAACTTGTAAAAAAAAAGGTGCAATTATACTGTGGCCTGGTTAATATTCATTACATGTAACTTGTAAATACATaagatttgttttgattttaaaAAGTTAGGCTTATATATAGCGTACACAATAGCTTATAACATACCAGTATTTGTAAACCTTCAAAAGAAATGGTGATAttaatgggctcccgagtggtgcagcggtctaaggtactgcatcccattgctagaggtgtcactacagaccctggttcgattccagtctgaaacacaaccagctgtgattttttattttatttgggtGGTGCACAATAGGCCCAGtgttatctgggttagggtttggctggggtaggctgtcattgtaagtacgatttttttcttaacttacttgcctaattaaataaaggataaattactaatactacaacaacaaaatTATCAATACAAATTTTCTAAGCTTTGCAATGCTGCGAAAAACAGTTGTACTGCACTAGAGTGCAAAAGCATATCGATATTCCCAGTTCAGTATGTCTTTGCAAGTCAAATATTATTTTGAAAAATAATATTACACGATCACGCTACCAGCATAATATCCAGCTGCTATGAGAAAACGAATAGAATAGGACGCTATTCTGGAACGTATTAGCTAGTCCATTAGAGGGGTGAACGAAAATGTCATTAATATATTTATCTTCGTGAGATATTAAAACATTAATTGAAGTAATAACTGAAATATAGAAACAATACCAACATGTCAATACATTGTATCATTGTTTAGTGGGGTGCAATTAAGACatataaaaacaaaacaatatgtTCAAACCATTTCTCGTATTGGAATAATCCAAACTCAACCCCAGGGGATTGGAAAATACAATGCTCCGGAAAGGAACCAAACAGCGCTGGAAACGTCTGTATCATCCCCTTACAATGGTTCCGAACCACACTTATGAAATATTTTCGAGTTATGGAGAGTGAAATAAAAAGTTGCACTTGGATAACTTTGAAATGGTGGGTATTTTCTTAGGGAAATGCTCAAAATTGAACTCGTCCAAGTTCAGAGTTCAAGCGCATGCGCTCTGTGAGTGTACACACAAAAACTGACTAGGAAACATTCACAAGCTGAGTAGCTacacacatttcactgcatttGTTTCTAGCAACTACATAATGGCAGCAAGATATGACAGGGCGATCACTGTATTTTCTCCTGACGGTCACCTTTTTCAGGTGGAATATGCGCAAGAGGCTGTGAAGAAAGGCTCCACCGCTGTAAGTTTATGAAGCTGATAAGCAGCTGTTAGCTATGTCATTTAGCTAACTAGATAACTTTTAGTGACTTGGCTGAATGAGAAAATGGATGGTTTCCACTTGtaaccacagccacaaagtcaaattgGCTATATTAcatataaacatttaaaaaaagtgcCTTTTAACCATcatttaaggttagcagtgtgggtgAGGTTAGTTAGGTTTCAAATCAGATTTTAAGCAGGGGTGGGCAAACTTTGCTCGAGGGCAACATCGGGACTTTGAAATTCAAAGGAGGGCCAGTTATATCTAACaatcagtggcgattttagcatggaAATCTTTGTGGGGCCCAAAAAGGAaggggatgcatgccagcaaagccacgacacgacacaacactaaacaatacattaattgcactttaacggtgacaaacggtgcccacaaactgttaaggcctacataaagctgtcccaacagcagtcccaacaccttaccactactacacctggctatcagcagaggcTTATCTGGCAGTggaacagttaattcagcctcatttactgcctttaaaaaatcatagctgatatggctgactttctTAAACAAATGTGCTTTCTAATGTAAAttaagatgtacaaactatggcataaggggacaacaagtggataagaggcaatctgtaatttcgattgagacattaatgagcgagctaggatggaGGTAGtctaactatttgtttagcacttttgaaatgtacagcaacagaattcagaacaagggctgttcttagtgttctccctgtacaccaagtcagcgtaggataaataaagggagcTTGTAaattagggatgcacgatatatcggtatCGGACGATATCAGCTAAAAATGGCGACATCGGCTGATGTCTAGTTTAATgctgatgtgcaaaactgatgtcaaagctgacgtgcatacctatataatgtaggtgcATGATgtaatgacgccacgtaaaatgtAGCGTGAGActtgcaacacagcattcctagtctacaatgtctgctgtgtgaatcgagcagtcatttgaaagaggaagaacatttcagcaagacaactcaaaggcgaaatccattaacgccaagataatggaattcattgcccttgacaatcaaccgttctctgtcgtgggtgatgttggctttcaccGAATGGTCGTGCACCGGTACACACTAAGTATgcactatttttcagatgttgcctaccggagttacacattaatagcatcactgctattagcttcatgaTTGAAATTTGGACTAGCAATATCAGCCCCGTGAGCATGCTGAGTCTGACAACACAGTTGGTCGTCAAGGATTTCGTACTGAGAAAAGTCGTTTTGCATGCTCATGAATGTGGCTGTCATACCGCTGCttccatttcaatggcatttgagcaCATGTTTGAAACTTGGAAACATGAACATGCTAGCTCTATTCGAACAACTGACTCAagaaataagctcatcaactgCGCCGGCAGCAGAagtgataccctctgtcatggcattgaaacgcctgctcaacaaaactgccCGACACAGGCTGTGAATAAGCGATTCggtggcattctctctttactgtgtcgccaccatgctcgatgctatgtacaaggaccactactttgatgcagacaagaaacagggtttactTGAAATATTACATAAGCAGCTAAACAAGATGGAAATGAACACAGTGACCGCACCGAAGaagaggccacggacagacagagctgaagcatcactgcttgacatgtatgatgaaatcaaattttattagtcacatgcaacACCTTACAGTGAAGCTGTTCAGAAGCGACTTGGCACAgcgcgatagcagagagaacagtctatgactagggtggctggagtctgacaatttttagggccttcctctgacaccgccttgtatagaggtcatggatggcaggaagcgtggccccagtgatgtactgggccgtacgcactaccctctagtgcctttcggttggaggccgagcagtggccataccaggcagtgatgcaaccagtcaggatgctctcgatggtgcagctgtaaaacctttttgaGGTTCTgcagacccatgccaaatcttttaagtctcctgaaggggaataggttttgccaTGCCCTTTTCATGGCTGTCTTGTTGTGCttggaccattttagtttgttggtgatgtggacaccaaggaacttgaagctctcaacctgctatactacagccctgtcgatgagaatggggggtgTGCTCAGTTCTCTTTTTTTTGGTCCTTTTTTTGGTCCTTTGTCTTGAACATGTTGGGGTagaggttgtcctggcaccacacagccaggtctctgacctcctccctatagactcaTCATTGTttgtgatcaggcctatcactgttgtgtcatcggcaaactcaatgatggttttggagtcttCCCTggtcgtgcagtcatgagtgaacagggagtacacggggactgagcacacacccctgaggggtccctgtgttgaggatcagcgctgcggatgtgttgttacttaccctaaccacctgggggcggcccttcaggaagtccaggatccagttgcagagggaggtgtttagtcccaggttccttagcttattgatgagctttgatggcactatggtgttgaccgctgagctgtagtcaatgaatagcattctcacaagtgttccttttatccaggtgggaaagagcagtgtgga belongs to Oncorhynchus gorbuscha isolate QuinsamMale2020 ecotype Even-year linkage group LG22, OgorEven_v1.0, whole genome shotgun sequence and includes:
- the LOC124009352 gene encoding protein SSXT-like isoform X2 — encoded protein: MSVAFAPHRQRGKGDITPTGIQKLLDENNQLIQCIMDFQSKGKTAECSQYQQMLHRNLVYLATIADSNQNMQSLLPAKCDSPTPPEVKLEPPTQNMPMGPGGMNQSGVPGPQPPHGHNMPSEGMVSGGPPAPHMQSQMNGQMPGPNHMPMQGPGPGPNQPPNMPGSGSMNMPPSSHGSMGGYNHAVPSSQSMPAQGQMNMTQGPMGNYGPRPNMNMQANQGPMMHQQPPSQQYNIPPGGGGQHYQGQQNPMGMMGQGNHVMGQRPMPPYRPPQQGPPQQYPGQEDYYGDQYSHAGQGASEERDPAANQQSPYEKDNERDPAANQQSPYEKDHGNAQYGQQQEAYQQGPPQQQGYPPQQQYPGQQGYPGPQQGYGPSQGAPGQYPQGYPQGQGQQYGAYRGPQPGPPQAQQQRPYPGYDQGHMRK
- the LOC124009352 gene encoding protein SSXT-like isoform X7, yielding MSVAFAPHRQRGKGDITPTGIQKLLDENNQLIQCIMDFQSKGKTAECSQYQQMLHRNLVYLATIADSNQNMQSLLPAKCDSPTPPEVKLEPPTQNMPMGPGGMNQSGVPGPQPPHGHNMPSEGMVSGGPPAPHMQSQMNGQMPGPNHMPMQGPGPGPNQPPNMPGSGSMNMPPSSHGSMGGYNHAVPSSQSMPAQGQMNMTQGPMGNYGPRPNMNMQANQGPMMHQQPPSQQYNIPPGGGGQHYQGQQNPMGMMGQGNHVMGQRPMPPYRPPQQERDPAANQQSPYEKDNGNAQYGQQQEAYQQGPPQQQGYPPQQQYPGQQGYPGPQQGYGPSQGAPGQYPQGYPQGQGQQYGAYRGPQPGPPQAQQQRPYPGYDQGQYGNYQQ
- the LOC124009352 gene encoding protein SSXT-like isoform X8, with the protein product MSVAFAPHRQRGKGDITPTGIQKLLDENNQLIQCIMDFQSKGKTAECSQYQQMLHRNLVYLATIADSNQNMQSLLPAPPTQNMPMGPGGMNQSGVPGPQPPHGHNMPSEGMVSGGPPAPHMQSQMNGQMPGPNHMPMQGPGPGPNQPPNMPGSGSMNMPPSSHGSMGGYNHAVPSSQSMPAQGQMNMTQGPMGNYGPRPNMNMQANQGPMMHQQPPSQQYNIPPGGGGQHYQGQQNPMGMMGQGNHVMGQRPMPPYRPPQQGPPQQYPGQEDYYGDQYSHAGQGASEGNAQYGQQQEAYQQGPPQQQGYPPQQQYPGQQGYPGPQQGYGPSQGAPGQYPQGYPQGQGQQYGAYRGPQPGPPQAQQQRPYPGYDQGQYGNYQQ
- the LOC124009352 gene encoding protein SSXT-like isoform X9, whose amino-acid sequence is MSVAFAPHRQRGKGDITPTGIQKLLDENNQLIQCIMDFQSKGKTAECSQYQQMLHRNLVYLATIADSNQNMQSLLPAKCDSPTPPEVKLEPPTQNMPMGPGGMNQSGVPGPQPPHGHNMPSEGMVSGGPPAPHMQSQMNGQMPGPNHMPMQGPGPGPNQPPNMPGSGSMNMPPSSHGSMGGYNHAVPSSQSMPAQGQMNMTQGPMGNYGPRPNMNMQANQGPMMHQQPPSQQYNIPPGGGGQHYQGQQNPMGMMGQGNHVMGQRPMPPYRPPQQGNAQYGQQQEAYQQGPPQQQGYPPQQQYPGQQGYPGPQQGYGPSQGAPGQYPQGYPQGQGQQYGAYRGPQPGPPQAQQQRPYPGYDQGQYGNYQQ
- the LOC124009352 gene encoding protein SSXT-like isoform X10; protein product: MSVAFAPHRQRGKGDITPTGIQKLLDENNQLIQCIMDFQSKGKTAECSQYQQMLHRNLVYLATIADSNQNMQSLLPAPPTQNMPMGPGGMNQSGVPGPQPPHGHNMPSEGMVSGGPPAPHMQSQMNGQMPGPNHMPMQGPGPGPNQPPNMPGSGSMNMPPSSHGSMGGYNHAVPSSQSMPAQGQMNMTQGPMGNYGPRPNMNMQANQGPMMHQQPPSQQYNIPPGGGGQHYQGQQNPMGMMGQGNHVMGQRPMPPYRPPQQGNAQYGQQQEAYQQGPPQQQGYPPQQQYPGQQGYPGPQQGYGPSQGAPGQYPQGYPQGQGQQYGAYRGPQPGPPQAQQQRPYPGYDQGQYGNYQQ
- the LOC124009352 gene encoding protein SSXT-like isoform X3 — translated: MSVAFAPHRQRGKGDITPTGIQKLLDENNQLIQCIMDFQSKGKTAECSQYQQMLHRNLVYLATIADSNQNMQSLLPAPPTQNMPMGPGGMNQSGVPGPQPPHGHNMPSEGMVSGGPPAPHMQSQMNGQMPGPNHMPMQGPGPGPNQPPNMPGSGSMNMPPSSHGSMGGYNHAVPSSQSMPAQGQMNMTQGPMGNYGPRPNMNMQANQGPMMHQQPPSQQYNIPPGGGGQHYQGQQNPMGMMGQGNHVMGQRPMPPYRPPQQGPPQQYPGQEDYYGDQYSHAGQGASEERDPAANQQSPYEKDNERDPAANQQSPYEKDHGNAQYGQQQEAYQQGPPQQQGYPPQQQYPGQQGYPGPQQGYGPSQGAPGQYPQGYPQGQGQQYGAYRGPQPGPPQAQQQRPYPGYDQGQYGNYQQ